One Natrinema longum genomic window, TCGGACTCACTCGCGCGCTGGCCGCCGAGTTCGGCGACGACGGCGTGACGGTCAACGCGATCTGCCCCGGCCCGGTCGAGGGCGATCGGATTCGGACCGTCTTCGAGAAGCAGGCCGAGGAGGCCGGCGTCCCCGTCGAGGCGGTCGAGGGCGAGGTCCTCGAGACGCTCATGATCGACGAACTGGTCCCGCCCGAGGAAGTCGCCGAACTCGCGGTCCACCTCGCGGATTCGGACTCGCGTCACGTGACGGGACAGGACATCAACGTCTCGTCGGGCGGGGCGTGGTATTGAGCGGCTGCTCCAACCGGCGGCTCGAGCGGCGTTCCCGACCGCGTTCGTCACTCGAGGTCGACTCCCGTCTCGGCGAGTAGCGACCGGAACGCGTCTTCCTCGAGGATCGGCACGTCGTTGTCCCGTGCGTCCGCCTGTTTCGTCGCCCCCGGGTTCGTGCCGGCCACGAGGAAGTCCGTGTTGCCCGAGACGCTGCTCGTCGCGTTCGCGCCGTGTGCTTCGACGAGTTCCTGTGCCTCGTCTCTGGTCAGTTCGTCGAGCGAGCCGGTAAAGACGAAGGTCTTCCCCGCGAGTTCGTCACCGGTGGCGGCCGTCTCGACTGTCCGTGGGGAGACGTGCTCGAGCACGTCGTCTACGACCGCGGCGTTGGCCTCGCTCGCGAAGAACTCGTGGATCGTCTCGGCGACCGTCTCGCCGACGTCGTCGACGCCCTCGAGTCGCTCGGGGTCGGTTTCGGCGGCCTCGCGGAACGCCTCGAAACTGCCACACTCGCGGGCGAGTTCGCGGGCCGTCGTGGGGCCCACGAGCGGGATGCCAAGCGCCGAGATGAAATCGGCAAGCGGCGGCTCGCGGCTGTTTTCGATCTCCTCGAGCAGGTTTTCGGCGCTTTGCTCGCCCCATCCTTCGAGTGCCAGTAGCGCCGCTCGCTCGAGGTCGTACAGATCCGCGACGGACTCGAGCAGGCCGGCGTCGACGAGTTGGCGGACGCTTTTCTCGCCCAGCCCCTCGAGGTCGAGGCCGTCGTCGCCCGCGTAGTACTCGATCGAGCGCCGGAGCTGAGCGTCACAGCCCAGCCCGCCGGTACAGAAGGCCATGGGGCCGTCGCGCTCGACGGGACTGTCACAGACGGGACAGCGGTCGGGGAGTTCGTAGTGGCCCTCGCTGCCCTTCTCGACGACCTCCTCGACGTAGGGGATCACGTCGCCGGCGCGCTGGACGCGAACGGTGTCACCGACGTTGACGTTCTTCGCGGCGATCTCCTCGGGGTTGTGCAGGCTCGCCCGGGACACGGTGACGCCGCCGACGTCGACGGGCTCGAGCAGTGCGACGGGCGTCAGCCGCCCCGTCCGGCCGACCTGTACCGCCACGTCGGCGATGGTCGTCACCTCGGCGCGGGCCGGGAACTTGTAGGCGAACGCCCAGCGGTCGTGGCGCGCCGTTCGCCCGAGTTCCTCGCGCGCGTCTCGGGAGTCGACCTTGATGACGACGCCGTCGATCTCGTAGTCCAGGTCGTCGCGGGCCTCGAGCAGGCGGTCGCGGTAGTCGATCGCGCCGTCGATGTCGTCGACTACCTCGACGCGATCGTTCGTCCGGAGCCCGAACTCGGGGAGGCGCTCGAGCTCCGCGCGGTGGCTGTCCGCGAGGTCGCTGGCCTCGAGGACGTCGAAGAAGAAGACCGCGAGCGGGCGCTCGGCGACGACCGCGGGGTCGAGTTGGCGGATGGTCCCGGCGGTGGCGTTTCGGGGGTTGGCGAAGGGGTCCTCGCCGCGCTCGATGCGCTCGCGGTTGTGTGCCTGAAACGCGTCCTTCGGCATGTAGACCTCGCCCCGCACCGCGAGGAACTCGGGATAGTCGCCGTGGAGGTGCTGTGGGACGGAGCCGATCGTTCGCGCGTTGC contains:
- the ligA gene encoding NAD-dependent DNA ligase LigA is translated as MSFADENADNPYLRDPPTDFAPVAELSEEEARRQVEQLREAVREHDRRYYAESAPVIADRTYDTLFARLEELEREFELAHPDSPTRRVGGEPLEEFDTVEHVAPMLSIDNSGAETDVREFDERVRRAVGDVRYVCEPKFDGVSMEFVYDAGRLERAVTRGDGHEGDDVTRNARTIGSVPQHLHGDYPEFLAVRGEVYMPKDAFQAHNRERIERGEDPFANPRNATAGTIRQLDPAVVAERPLAVFFFDVLEASDLADSHRAELERLPEFGLRTNDRVEVVDDIDGAIDYRDRLLEARDDLDYEIDGVVIKVDSRDAREELGRTARHDRWAFAYKFPARAEVTTIADVAVQVGRTGRLTPVALLEPVDVGGVTVSRASLHNPEEIAAKNVNVGDTVRVQRAGDVIPYVEEVVEKGSEGHYELPDRCPVCDSPVERDGPMAFCTGGLGCDAQLRRSIEYYAGDDGLDLEGLGEKSVRQLVDAGLLESVADLYDLERAALLALEGWGEQSAENLLEEIENSREPPLADFISALGIPLVGPTTARELARECGSFEAFREAAETDPERLEGVDDVGETVAETIHEFFASEANAAVVDDVLEHVSPRTVETAATGDELAGKTFVFTGSLDELTRDEAQELVEAHGANATSSVSGNTDFLVAGTNPGATKQADARDNDVPILEEDAFRSLLAETGVDLE